One region of Juglans regia cultivar Chandler chromosome 4, Walnut 2.0, whole genome shotgun sequence genomic DNA includes:
- the LOC109003609 gene encoding subtilisin-like protease SBT5.4, translated as MAFSKLLVFFLTLIVFSAFQESAFATKQSYIVYLGSHAHAPDVSEAELDRVTDSHIEFLGSFLGSHEKAKDAIFYSYRRHINGFAANLEEEEAAEIMKHPKVVSIFLNQGRKLHTTHSWEFMSMDQGGVVHSSSLWEKARFGEDTIIGNLDTGVWPTLQSFSDEGYGPIPSKWKGDCRNSHGVHCNRKLIGAQYYIKGFVAYNGAVNSSTFETVVDVEGHGSHTLSTAGGNFVPDASIFGVGNGTAKGGSPRARVAAYKVCWPGDSTGGCFDADIMAAFDRAIHDGVDVLSLSLGGPPSSYFQDGLSIGAFHAVKKGIVVVCSAGNSGPSPGTVSNVAPWLITVGASTLDRQFQAFVELQNGLRLKGTSLSRPLPEGRFYPLIAGAQARAENKSAVDAMLCKDGVLDPKMVKGKILVCLRGGNARVDKGQQAALAGAAGMILCNDKVDGNEIIADPHVLPASHINYKDGRAVFAYITSTDDPVGYITAPTAALNIKPAPFMAAFSSKGPNTITPEILKPDVTAPGVDIIAGFTQAISPTELPFDNRRVPFNIMSGTSMSCPHVSGVAGLLKTLHPSWSPAAIRSAIMTTARTRDNTVKPMLNASYVKATPFEQGAGHIRPNRAMDPGLVYDLTNDDYLNFLCSLGYNQTIVELFSDVTYECPKSASLLDFNYPSIAVPKLSGKVTLTRKLKNVGSPGIYAARVLNPVGVSVHVEPHILKFENVGEEKSFMLTLEAEEYGLARDYVFGELIWSDGRHYVRSPIVVSTAKKMISWKV; from the exons ATGGCGTTTTCAAAGCTTTTAGTTTTCTTCCTCACGCTCATCGTTTTTTCTGCGTTCCAAGAATCCGCTTTTGCAACAAAACAA TCGTATATAGTGTACCTCGGATCCCATGCACACGCTCCAGACGTTTCTGAAGCTGAACTAGATCGGGTGACTGATTCTCATATTGAATTCCTCGGATCATTCTTGGGAAG TCATGAGAAGGCCAAGGATGCAATTTTCTACTCGTACAGAAGGCATATCAACGGTTTTGCTGCTAACCTCGAAGAGGAAGAGGCAGCTGAAATAATGA AGCACCCAAAAGTCGTGTCGATTTTCTTAAACCAAGGAAGAAAATTACACACAACTCATTCATGGGAATTCATGTCGATGGATCAAGGGGGTGTGGTTCACTCAAGCTCCTTGTGGGAAAAGGCCAGATTTGGTGAAGACACAATCATCGGAAATCTTGACACTG GTGTTTGGCCTACATTACAGAGCTTCAGCGACGAAGGTTATGGACCCATCCCATCAAAGTGGAAAGGAGATTGTAGAAATAGTCATGGAGTCCACTGCAATAG GAAGCTAATTGGGGCGCAATACTACATCAAAGGCTTTGTCGCCTATAATGGGGCAGTCAACTCTAGTACTTTCGAAACTGTAGTTGATGTTGAAGGACATGGTTCTCACACGCTATCAACAGCAGGAGGGAATTTCGTCCCTGATGCAAGCATATTTGGTGTGGGCAATGGAACTGCCAAAGGTGGTTCCCCTCGAGCCCGAGTGGCTGCCTACAAGGTCTGCTGGCCAGGAGACTCAACCGGTGGATGCTTTGATGCTGATATTATGGCAGCCTTCGATAGGGCCATTCATGATGGGGTTGACGTCCTTTCTTTGTCACTCGGTGGCCCTCCTTCTTCGTACTTCCAGGATGGCCTTTCAATCGGCGCATTCCATGCTGTTAAGAAAGGTATTGTCGTAGTTTGCTCGGCTGGAAATAGTGGGCCATCTCCTGGAACTGTCTCAAATGTTGCACCTTGGTTGATAACTGTTGGAGCAAGCACCTTGGATCGACAGTTTCAAGCTTTTGTTGAACTCCAAAATGGGCTCCGACTCAAG GGTACAAGCCTGTCTAGACCTTTGCCAGAAGGTCGATTCTACCCACTTATAGCCGGTGCACAGGCTAGGGCTGAAAATAAATCTGCTGTAGATGC TATGCTGTGCAAGGATGGAGTACTGGATCCTAAAATGGTAAAGGGTAAAATTCTGGTCTGTCTGAGGGGGGGAAATGCAAGGGTTGACAAGGGACAACAAGCAGCTCTTGCTGGTGCAGCTGGGATGATTCTTTGCAATGATAAGGTCGATGGTAATGAAATCATTGCCGATCCTCACGTGCTACCGGCATCACATATTAACTATAAAGATGGTCGTGCTGTCTTTGCCTACATCACTTCCACTga TGACCCAGTGGGATATATAACGGCCCCAACAGCAGCACTTAACATAAAGCCTGCACCATTCATGGCAGCATTCTCGTCTAAAGGGCCTAATACTATTACACCAGAGATTCTCAAG CCTGATGTCACTGCACCTGGAGTGGATATCATAGCTGGCTTCACCCAAGCAATAAGCCCGACAGAGCTACCCTTTGATAATCGTAGAGTTCCTTTCAACATTATGTCTGGCACATCCATGTCTTGCCCCCATGTTTCTGGAGTTGCTGGTCTTCTTAAGACTCTCCATCCTTCCTGGAGCCCAGCTGCAATAAGATCTGCGATCATGACAACCG CAAGAACAAGGGATAACACGGTGAAGCCAATGCTCAATGCAAGCTATGTGAAGGCAACGCCATTCGAGCAAGGCGCCGGCCACATCCGACCAAACCGTGCCATGGACCCCGGCTTGGTCTATGACTTAACCAACGACGATTATTTGAACTTCCTCTGCAGCCTCGGCTATAACCAGACCATTGTTGAACTATTTTCCGATGTTACTTATGAATGTCCCAAGTCAGCCAGTCTTCTGGATTTCAACTATCCCTCCATAGCTGTCCCAAAGCTCTCTGGAAAGGTGACTCTGACTCGGAAACTGAAGAATGTTGGCTCCCCAGGTATCTATGCAGCTCGTGTCCTAAACCCAGTTGGAGTTTCAGTCCATGTGGAGCCCCACATATTGAAGTTTGAGAATGTTGGAGAGGAGAAGAGCTTTATGTTGACCCTGGAAGCCGAGGAATATGGTCTTGCTCGAGACTATGTTTTTGGAGAGCTAATTTGGTCGGATGGCAGGCACTACGTGAGGAGTCCAATAGTAGTTTCTACCGCTAAGAAGATGATCAGTTGGAAAGTATGA